The proteins below are encoded in one region of Neorhodopirellula lusitana:
- the galE gene encoding UDP-glucose 4-epimerase GalE: MKILVTGGAGYIGSHTCLELLEAGHELTAIDDLSNSSKESLRRVEKLTGKKVDLRCFSLLDGEQTLAVLKEVQPDAVIHFAAMKAVGESVEYPLRYYKNNVSGTINLIEAMQTAGCKNLVYSSSCTVYGEPTKLPLTEDHPTATAESPYGWTKLMTEQIMRDVHVSDSSMNFTLLRYFNPVGAHASGDIGEDPNGIPNNLLPFITQVAVGKLAKLNIFGDDYETRDGTCIRDYIHVVDLAKAHVSAVEQVVAKQPGVVTYNLGTGTGSTVLEMVHAFEAASGKKLPYEIAPRRAGDIVAAYADPTKAKEELGWATTLDVNDMCRDSWRWQSQNPNGYEAS; the protein is encoded by the coding sequence ATGAAAATTTTAGTCACCGGCGGTGCCGGGTACATCGGCAGCCATACTTGTCTGGAATTGCTGGAGGCCGGCCACGAGCTGACGGCCATCGATGATTTGAGCAATAGCAGCAAGGAATCACTGCGACGCGTCGAAAAGTTGACGGGCAAAAAGGTCGATTTGCGTTGTTTCAGCCTGCTCGATGGCGAGCAAACACTGGCAGTGCTTAAGGAAGTTCAGCCGGACGCGGTTATTCACTTCGCAGCCATGAAGGCGGTTGGGGAGTCTGTCGAATATCCGCTGCGTTACTATAAAAACAACGTCTCCGGCACGATCAATCTGATCGAAGCCATGCAGACGGCGGGCTGTAAGAACCTGGTCTACAGTTCGTCTTGCACGGTCTACGGTGAGCCGACGAAATTGCCGCTGACGGAGGATCATCCCACCGCGACGGCGGAAAGCCCGTATGGGTGGACGAAGCTGATGACCGAACAAATCATGCGAGATGTTCACGTCAGCGATAGCAGCATGAACTTCACGCTGTTGCGATACTTTAATCCCGTGGGCGCGCATGCCAGCGGCGACATTGGTGAAGATCCCAACGGTATCCCCAACAATCTGTTGCCGTTCATCACCCAAGTGGCCGTCGGCAAATTGGCCAAGCTGAACATCTTCGGCGACGACTACGAAACTCGCGATGGGACCTGCATCCGCGACTACATCCACGTGGTTGATCTTGCCAAGGCTCACGTATCAGCAGTGGAACAGGTCGTGGCGAAACAGCCTGGCGTGGTGACCTATAACCTGGGAACCGGTACGGGCTCGACCGTGCTGGAAATGGTACACGCCTTTGAGGCGGCCTCGGGGAAGAAACTGCCCTACGAGATCGCGCCGCGACGTGCCGGCGATATCGTTGCCGCGTATGCCGACCCGACCAAGGCGAAGGAAGAGCTTGGCTGGGCAACCACTTTGGATGTCAACGACATGTGCCGAGACAGCTGGCGTTGGCAGTCGCAAAACCCCAACGGCTACGAAGCTTCGTAA
- a CDS encoding ROK family protein — MSLNIGVDVGGTTSTICVGDDEGRIVNISPQFPTRNADGPDATIQDIVNAIVAALTKLDSDLGDVRRVTIATPGPATRDGVLSSTPNLRRDIWENCPIRELLQLQLQNTATAAGLKNTNDLTAGYVGDGQAAALGEFAARRGDVSFASDVDVSLGIDPGQTQTDLDSLFMVAVGTGLGGGEVRGGKVIQGAEGRAGHAGHIMLPADAFRYDHDRTLQVGNATSTVESAVSLTALTHQVGYRLQLPQWKDHALNQVPGTDKDRAKLLRELAANGDALALELFEDQAKALGVALLCIQYIGDYDVLVIGGGVCDLSTQVRSQYLTTAKQSFYDRALDGFRSFDRIEFSRCGDHASVIGAYFHALGN; from the coding sequence ATGTCATTGAATATCGGTGTCGACGTCGGCGGAACAACATCGACCATTTGCGTGGGCGACGACGAGGGCCGCATCGTCAACATTTCGCCTCAATTCCCAACCCGAAACGCTGATGGCCCCGATGCCACGATCCAGGACATTGTCAACGCGATCGTCGCCGCGTTGACGAAACTGGATTCCGACCTAGGCGATGTCCGCCGCGTCACGATCGCGACCCCTGGCCCGGCAACGCGGGACGGCGTCCTCTCATCAACGCCGAACCTTCGAAGAGACATCTGGGAAAACTGCCCCATTCGAGAACTCCTGCAACTTCAGCTGCAAAACACCGCCACAGCCGCCGGGTTAAAAAACACCAATGACCTCACCGCTGGCTACGTCGGTGACGGCCAGGCCGCAGCCTTGGGGGAGTTCGCCGCCCGACGTGGTGACGTCTCTTTTGCATCCGACGTGGACGTTTCGTTGGGGATCGATCCGGGACAAACCCAAACCGATCTGGACTCGTTGTTCATGGTTGCGGTGGGCACCGGACTTGGCGGTGGCGAAGTTCGCGGTGGCAAAGTGATTCAAGGTGCCGAGGGCCGCGCGGGGCACGCGGGACACATCATGCTTCCCGCCGACGCATTTCGCTACGACCACGATCGCACACTTCAGGTCGGCAATGCCACCAGCACCGTGGAATCGGCGGTATCACTCACCGCACTGACGCACCAAGTGGGCTATCGCTTACAACTGCCACAATGGAAAGACCACGCCCTGAATCAAGTCCCCGGGACCGACAAAGATCGCGCCAAACTACTGCGAGAACTGGCGGCCAATGGCGATGCGTTGGCATTGGAACTATTCGAAGATCAAGCGAAAGCCTTGGGCGTGGCGTTGCTATGCATCCAGTACATCGGCGACTACGACGTCCTAGTCATTGGTGGCGGGGTCTGTGATCTCTCAACCCAGGTACGCAGCCAATACCTGACCACCGCGAAGCAATCGTTCTATGACCGAGCACTGGATGGCTTCCGAAGTTTCGATCGCATTGAGTTCTCGCGATGCGGAGACCATGCCTCCGTGATTGGCGCCTATTTCCATGCTCTGGGCAATTGA
- a CDS encoding DNA-3-methyladenine glycosylase I codes for MTMPLGTTESDLVTGPDNHARCRWCVGDPLYQKYHDEEWGIPVTSDRTLFEKICLEGFQSGLSWLTILKRRENFRTAFANFEFVEIAGWSAKQVDRLVLDASIIRHRGKIEATINNAARAIEMQEAEGSLSDFFWQFQPASDSIPTLFADVPAITEESTLMSKELKKRGWKFVGPTTCYAFMQAMGIVNDHLLGCSFRR; via the coding sequence ATGACTATGCCGCTTGGAACTACCGAATCGGACCTCGTGACCGGTCCTGACAATCACGCTCGTTGCCGTTGGTGTGTCGGCGATCCGCTTTATCAGAAGTATCACGACGAGGAATGGGGGATTCCGGTGACCAGCGACCGGACGCTGTTTGAGAAGATTTGCTTGGAGGGATTTCAGAGTGGGCTGTCATGGCTGACGATCTTGAAACGCCGCGAGAACTTCCGAACCGCGTTTGCTAATTTTGAGTTTGTCGAGATCGCGGGTTGGTCAGCGAAACAGGTCGATCGGCTGGTCCTGGACGCGAGCATCATTCGGCACCGTGGAAAGATCGAGGCGACGATCAATAACGCGGCACGAGCCATTGAGATGCAGGAAGCTGAAGGATCGTTGTCCGATTTCTTTTGGCAATTCCAGCCGGCATCCGATTCCATCCCAACCCTTTTTGCTGACGTTCCGGCAATAACGGAAGAGTCCACGTTGATGAGCAAAGAACTCAAAAAACGGGGATGGAAGTTTGTGGGACCCACGACCTGCTATGCGTTCATGCAAGCCATGGGGATCGTCAATGATCATTTGTTGGGCTGCAGTTTCCGCCGCTGA
- a CDS encoding 3-hydroxyacyl-ACP dehydratase FabZ family protein has product MTSSSADSRSFGPDQIEAMIPHRQPMRLIDEVVELTESTIHARKTFSPDDFFVQGHFPEVPLVPGVIQCECCLQAGAVLLSSHTPDAGDFIPVATRMDSVKFKNMVRPGDTVEIHVTLKERLANAFFLSGKMLLNGKTTTRLEFACSITSPPKSAPPESDPAEKTDTLENNEATS; this is encoded by the coding sequence ATGACCTCATCCTCCGCCGACTCCCGCTCGTTCGGTCCCGACCAAATCGAGGCCATGATTCCCCACCGCCAGCCCATGCGGCTGATCGATGAAGTGGTGGAGCTAACCGAATCCACGATCCACGCTCGAAAAACGTTTTCCCCCGACGACTTCTTCGTCCAAGGACACTTCCCCGAAGTCCCGCTGGTTCCCGGCGTGATCCAGTGCGAATGCTGCCTGCAAGCGGGCGCGGTTCTGCTTAGTTCCCACACGCCGGACGCCGGTGACTTCATCCCGGTCGCCACCCGGATGGACAGCGTGAAATTCAAAAACATGGTCCGCCCTGGCGATACAGTCGAAATCCACGTCACGCTGAAGGAGCGACTCGCCAACGCATTCTTCCTGTCGGGAAAAATGCTGCTAAACGGCAAAACGACCACCCGGCTCGAATTTGCCTGCAGTATCACCTCGCCTCCCAAATCAGCCCCGCCCGAAAGCGATCCAGCTGAAAAAACAGACACCCTGGAAAACAACGAGGCGACCTCGTGA
- a CDS encoding SDR family oxidoreductase, whose protein sequence is MGVANRKSVAWAIAQQIEQGGGEVIYTVRSDARQETTAKLLKNRRVIVCDVEQQTQIDQLAETLAQDQVKLSGLVHAIAFADYSEGMRPFHETTRKQFLQAIDISAFSLIAVCNAVREILTKDASVVTIGISTTRMASESYGFMAPIKAALESSLAFLTKSFSRFSEVRFNAVAAGLLKTSASAGIPGYVDSYLYAEKVIPRGRALATEEVASTATFLLSPRSSGITSQAIVVDAGMSTNYFDAAVVGAVTDASVD, encoded by the coding sequence ATGGGCGTCGCCAACCGGAAAAGTGTTGCCTGGGCCATCGCCCAACAAATCGAGCAGGGTGGCGGGGAAGTGATCTACACCGTCCGCAGTGACGCACGCCAAGAAACCACCGCCAAGCTGCTGAAGAATCGGCGCGTCATTGTTTGCGATGTCGAACAACAAACACAAATCGATCAACTCGCCGAAACCTTGGCCCAGGATCAAGTCAAGCTATCCGGATTGGTGCATGCGATCGCCTTTGCCGACTACAGCGAAGGCATGCGACCGTTCCACGAAACGACTCGAAAGCAGTTCCTGCAGGCGATCGATATTTCAGCGTTTTCGCTAATCGCGGTTTGCAATGCGGTCCGAGAAATTCTGACAAAGGACGCTTCGGTCGTCACGATTGGCATCAGCACGACTCGCATGGCTAGCGAAAGCTACGGTTTCATGGCCCCGATCAAGGCCGCCCTGGAATCTTCGCTTGCGTTTTTGACCAAGTCATTCAGCCGGTTTAGCGAGGTTCGTTTCAACGCAGTTGCCGCTGGCCTGTTAAAAACGAGTGCCTCAGCTGGTATTCCTGGCTACGTTGATTCATACCTGTATGCCGAAAAGGTCATTCCACGCGGTCGCGCACTCGCGACAGAAGAAGTCGCCTCGACGGCCACGTTCCTATTGTCCCCACGGTCAAGCGGAATCACGTCTCAAGCGATTGTGGTCGATGCCGGTATGTCGACCAACTACTTTGACGCCGCAGTCGTCGGTGCAGTGACCGATGCCTCGGTTGACTAA
- the ilvE gene encoding branched-chain-amino-acid transaminase, with product MAQAIYINGNYFTREDAKISVYDHGLLYGDGVFEGMRIYAGKVFALEDHLVRLYESARAIALTIPIDIDAMRAATVDTVAKNGLTEAYVRLVVTRGGNQLGLNPFACEDPQVIIIVDTISLYPEKYYTEGLDLVTASTIRNHPAALSPRVKSLNYLNNIMAKIEAIRAGCVEAVMLNHKGEVAECTGDNIFIIRRGRLVTPPIHAGILEGITRNTVIELARKAGMEVVEETMTRHDLFIAEECFLTGSAAEVIPAVKLDGRLIADGKVGPITQKLNELFKEHVRNQ from the coding sequence ATGGCTCAAGCGATCTATATCAACGGCAACTACTTCACCCGCGAAGATGCCAAAATCAGCGTTTATGACCACGGCTTGCTCTACGGCGACGGCGTGTTCGAAGGCATGCGAATCTACGCTGGCAAGGTGTTTGCACTGGAAGACCATCTCGTCCGCTTGTACGAGTCGGCTCGTGCGATCGCCTTGACCATTCCAATCGACATCGACGCGATGCGTGCGGCGACCGTTGATACCGTTGCCAAGAATGGACTCACCGAAGCCTACGTACGCTTGGTCGTCACGCGAGGCGGGAACCAACTCGGGCTCAACCCGTTCGCGTGTGAAGATCCACAAGTCATCATCATCGTGGACACGATTTCGCTGTACCCTGAAAAGTACTACACCGAAGGACTCGACCTGGTCACGGCATCGACCATTCGCAATCACCCCGCGGCCCTCAGTCCACGTGTCAAATCGCTAAACTACCTCAACAACATCATGGCGAAGATTGAAGCGATCCGCGCCGGTTGCGTGGAAGCCGTGATGCTCAACCACAAAGGCGAGGTCGCTGAATGCACGGGCGATAACATCTTCATCATTCGTCGCGGACGACTCGTCACACCGCCAATCCACGCTGGCATCCTGGAAGGCATCACCCGCAACACCGTGATCGAACTGGCTCGCAAGGCGGGAATGGAAGTGGTGGAAGAAACAATGACCCGCCACGACCTGTTCATTGCCGAAGAGTGCTTCCTAACCGGCAGTGCCGCCGAAGTGATCCCAGCGGTCAAACTGGACGGCCGGTTGATCGCCGACGGCAAAGTGGGCCCGATCACTCAAAAACTGAACGAACTATTCAAAGAACACGTTCGGAACCAGTAG
- the lexA gene encoding transcriptional repressor LexA → MIKPQLTDRQKDVYELIRSLIQDRGYGPTVREIGEHFGIKSPNGVMCHLRALERKGLIVRKANKSRAIELTDGNARSKTGLVMMGVVSDQPVQLDLNPTGTIDLGKVLATGERFVVQVSGNSLVHRNILDGDFLVIEASDDVAPGALILAKLHSGEVALRIWESSHASLGTATAGAGDEVLGVVTSLVRETLPA, encoded by the coding sequence ATGATCAAGCCGCAACTCACTGACCGGCAGAAGGACGTGTATGAGCTGATACGCTCGTTGATACAAGATCGCGGCTATGGGCCTACTGTTCGCGAGATTGGCGAACACTTTGGAATCAAGAGTCCTAACGGGGTGATGTGTCACCTGCGCGCTTTGGAGCGAAAGGGATTAATTGTTCGTAAAGCGAACAAGTCCCGTGCGATTGAGTTGACCGATGGGAACGCTCGTTCGAAGACCGGTTTGGTGATGATGGGCGTGGTGTCGGACCAGCCTGTGCAGTTGGACTTGAATCCAACCGGGACGATTGACTTGGGCAAGGTGCTCGCCACGGGCGAACGCTTTGTGGTGCAGGTCTCGGGTAACTCGCTGGTCCATCGCAATATTTTGGACGGCGACTTTTTAGTGATTGAAGCGAGTGACGACGTTGCTCCAGGCGCGTTGATCCTCGCGAAGCTTCACAGTGGCGAGGTTGCCCTGCGGATCTGGGAGTCATCCCATGCGTCGCTGGGAACGGCAACGGCGGGTGCGGGCGATGAAGTCCTTGGCGTGGTCACCTCGCTGGTTCGCGAAACCCTTCCTGCCTAG
- a CDS encoding undecaprenyl-diphosphate phosphatase, translating to MSDLYRVLILAVVQGIAEFLPISSSGHLVILGSMLGELGESATLEIILHAGTLGSILIVYWRKILDLLSRDRRVIVLLVIGTLPAVVVGLTIKEAFPWLIRSPLLAGAMLMVTGVLLIILGRLPATDGRYERMGWLGALVVGCFQAVAILPGISRSGSTILGGRLMGLGKDDSVTFSFLLAIPAICGATTLAIKDLLDGSAATSALSGSILCIGAITAMAVGVFALKWLIRWSKEDRLHWFAYWCLPVGAIIVGMYWLY from the coding sequence GTGTCCGACTTGTATCGAGTTTTGATCCTGGCTGTCGTTCAGGGAATCGCGGAGTTTCTTCCGATCAGTTCATCGGGGCACCTCGTCATTCTTGGATCCATGCTGGGCGAATTGGGTGAGTCAGCCACGCTGGAAATCATCCTGCATGCCGGGACACTCGGTTCGATATTGATCGTCTATTGGCGAAAAATCCTGGACCTTTTATCGCGTGACCGCCGCGTGATCGTGTTGCTTGTGATCGGCACGTTGCCCGCCGTGGTGGTGGGACTGACGATCAAGGAAGCGTTCCCCTGGTTAATTCGCAGTCCGCTGTTGGCCGGGGCGATGTTGATGGTCACCGGAGTGCTGTTGATCATCCTTGGCAGGTTGCCGGCGACCGATGGCCGTTACGAGCGAATGGGGTGGTTGGGCGCGCTTGTTGTCGGTTGTTTCCAGGCGGTAGCGATCTTGCCGGGAATCAGTCGTAGCGGTTCGACGATTCTAGGCGGCCGATTGATGGGGCTTGGCAAAGATGACTCGGTCACATTCTCTTTCTTGTTGGCCATTCCTGCGATCTGCGGTGCGACGACATTGGCGATCAAAGATCTACTTGATGGCAGTGCGGCGACCTCGGCTCTTTCCGGGTCGATACTATGCATCGGCGCTATCACTGCGATGGCAGTCGGTGTGTTTGCCTTGAAATGGCTGATCCGCTGGAGCAAAGAGGACCGTTTGCATTGGTTTGCGTACTGGTGTCTGCCCGTGGGCGCGATCATCGTCGGAATGTACTGGTTGTATTAG
- a CDS encoding DUF368 domain-containing protein, whose product MTANSENTDWNDSDAQSDPSDSAVTAPQINPHNDRDSHTVAGDAINVFRGFCMGAADTVPGVSGGTVALILGHYDRLIAAISHVDSEAVAMLIGGNWRALANKLDLRFLVALGIGIVTGIGLLAGLMHWLLHERMNETMAVFFGLVLASVWVVRRNVSSWSIGRVIGLAAGIAGALAISQIPASVGEVSTAYLFFSASIAICAMILPGISGAFVLLLFGVYEPVIGMIKDFVKGNFDAESITQLFVFAAGCGFGLLAFSRLLNYLLSRHRDTTMATLIGLMIGSVGRLWPLQVVTPETADLKLKFQKFNFVSPADYDGSIVTLVVLAIVAAGVVVIADHITRKNLTA is encoded by the coding sequence GTGACGGCAAACTCCGAGAATACCGACTGGAACGATTCCGACGCCCAATCCGATCCATCCGATTCGGCTGTCACTGCCCCCCAAATCAATCCCCACAACGACCGCGATTCCCACACCGTAGCGGGTGATGCGATCAACGTGTTTCGTGGTTTTTGTATGGGTGCCGCGGACACAGTCCCCGGCGTTAGCGGTGGGACTGTCGCCTTAATCTTGGGCCACTACGACCGATTGATCGCCGCGATCAGCCATGTCGATTCAGAAGCGGTCGCCATGCTGATTGGGGGCAACTGGCGTGCACTGGCCAATAAGCTCGACCTTCGTTTCCTAGTCGCACTCGGGATTGGGATCGTGACCGGCATTGGGCTGCTCGCCGGACTAATGCACTGGCTGCTACACGAACGCATGAACGAAACCATGGCGGTCTTTTTTGGCCTCGTGCTCGCCAGCGTGTGGGTAGTTCGGCGAAACGTTTCCTCGTGGAGCATTGGACGAGTGATCGGGCTCGCGGCCGGCATCGCAGGCGCGTTGGCGATTTCACAAATCCCGGCCAGCGTGGGTGAGGTCAGCACAGCCTACCTCTTCTTCAGCGCCTCGATCGCAATCTGCGCCATGATCTTGCCTGGCATCAGCGGCGCATTCGTCTTGTTACTGTTCGGCGTCTACGAACCCGTGATTGGAATGATCAAAGACTTCGTCAAAGGGAACTTCGACGCCGAGTCAATTACTCAACTGTTCGTCTTCGCAGCGGGCTGCGGCTTTGGCCTACTCGCGTTCTCGAGACTGCTTAACTACCTGTTGTCCAGACACCGCGATACCACCATGGCAACGCTCATCGGACTGATGATCGGGTCCGTCGGTCGCCTATGGCCACTGCAAGTTGTCACCCCGGAAACAGCTGACCTGAAACTCAAGTTCCAAAAGTTCAACTTCGTATCGCCAGCCGACTACGACGGCAGCATCGTCACGCTCGTTGTCCTCGCGATCGTAGCGGCGGGAGTCGTGGTCATCGCCGATCACATCACACGCAAGAACCTGACTGCTTAA
- the rnpA gene encoding ribonuclease P protein component: protein MTSTSDAKFPKSMRVVKGDDFTRVLRRGGCAADGTIVVFAMQRSVEDERASAKSVPFDVTRLGVTIPKKTGNAVVRNRWKRLIRESFRTQRDRIPGGYELVVRPKKGAQPDWAAIQRGLPKVAARAIARIKPAAASVGGSDSRRG from the coding sequence GTGACCAGCACTTCTGATGCGAAATTCCCCAAGTCGATGCGGGTCGTCAAAGGTGACGATTTTACTCGCGTGCTCCGCCGCGGTGGTTGCGCTGCCGACGGCACGATCGTGGTGTTTGCGATGCAGCGTTCCGTGGAAGACGAGCGTGCGTCAGCGAAGTCGGTGCCGTTTGACGTGACTCGGTTGGGGGTCACGATCCCTAAAAAGACTGGCAATGCGGTCGTTCGGAACCGTTGGAAGCGGCTGATCCGTGAGTCGTTTCGTACTCAGCGAGATCGGATTCCCGGCGGTTATGAATTGGTGGTCCGTCCCAAGAAGGGGGCGCAGCCAGACTGGGCTGCGATTCAGCGCGGGCTGCCTAAGGTTGCCGCCCGAGCGATCGCTCGGATCAAGCCGGCAGCCGCTTCCGTTGGGGGAAGTGATTCGAGGCGGGGTTAA